The following proteins come from a genomic window of Paenibacillus spongiae:
- a CDS encoding response regulator transcription factor, which produces MKVLIVDDEKHVRSAINLLADWDRFGIREVLEATDGEDAVTAILEHAPQIVLTDMRMPRKDGAALLTWLHDEMPRIKVIVISGYDDFELMRHVIRNGGMDYILKPVKADALNEALGKAADCWRKEEEERKRLTRRSIEVNEMKPHYADKLLTDLVTGQSRRELLNQLLEKFRLPAGPVSCSVAVLAVSQIDSKLLAKFHNQHQLLFFTLSNICNELLRSRGVAFRQLNSPGELVLLFWDDASGFSSVLRDINEGIYLTLHRRFHFGIALSHAFPSEVQRGYREASRAVEKRNLLAPGHFHPYQEEDGASSKRQPRLASFEEIFRLAALSGSREQIQAAVDNWLAGVKQLGLVSPEQLMQWDGEWDWMLLKWIEGEAVNAEHAEEREEAKAETIVPLPLNEKGMLSWENLKAEMIERLEAASKTLVQAHAKNHFFIQDIAKYVESHYLEDISLQDVAARFFLSREYVARKFKQEYGVTLLDYLSRIRIEKAKLLLHNPHLRITQVAEMVGYQDEKYFSRVFKKLEGINPGEYRKERILG; this is translated from the coding sequence ATGAAGGTCCTGATCGTTGACGACGAAAAACACGTAAGGAGTGCCATCAATCTGCTCGCGGACTGGGACCGGTTCGGTATCCGCGAGGTGCTGGAAGCGACCGACGGGGAAGATGCGGTGACGGCCATCCTGGAGCATGCCCCGCAGATCGTCTTGACCGACATGCGCATGCCCCGCAAGGACGGTGCAGCGCTGCTGACCTGGCTTCATGACGAGATGCCGCGGATCAAAGTGATCGTCATCAGCGGATACGACGACTTCGAATTGATGCGCCATGTGATTCGCAACGGCGGAATGGACTATATTCTGAAGCCGGTCAAGGCCGACGCCCTGAACGAAGCGCTGGGCAAAGCGGCGGACTGCTGGCGCAAGGAGGAAGAGGAACGGAAACGGCTTACCAGGCGGAGCATCGAAGTGAATGAAATGAAGCCTCACTATGCAGACAAGCTGTTGACCGACCTCGTTACGGGACAAAGCCGCAGGGAGCTTCTGAATCAGCTGCTGGAGAAGTTCCGCCTCCCTGCCGGGCCCGTCTCCTGCTCCGTGGCCGTGCTGGCCGTCTCGCAGATCGACAGCAAGCTGCTGGCCAAGTTTCACAATCAGCATCAGCTGCTCTTCTTCACGCTGAGCAATATCTGCAACGAGCTGCTGCGGTCAAGGGGGGTCGCCTTCCGTCAGTTGAACAGCCCCGGCGAGCTTGTCCTTCTCTTCTGGGACGATGCAAGCGGCTTCAGCAGCGTATTGAGGGATATTAACGAGGGCATTTATCTGACGCTCCATCGCCGCTTTCATTTCGGGATCGCTCTATCGCACGCCTTCCCAAGCGAAGTGCAGCGCGGTTATCGAGAAGCTTCCAGAGCGGTCGAAAAACGTAATCTTCTCGCCCCCGGGCACTTCCATCCCTATCAGGAGGAAGACGGAGCGTCTTCCAAACGCCAGCCGCGCCTGGCCTCCTTCGAGGAGATTTTCCGACTGGCCGCGCTGAGCGGCAGTCGCGAGCAAATCCAAGCAGCCGTGGACAACTGGCTTGCCGGCGTCAAACAATTGGGTTTGGTGTCGCCGGAGCAGCTGATGCAATGGGACGGGGAGTGGGATTGGATGCTCCTGAAGTGGATCGAGGGAGAAGCCGTCAATGCGGAGCATGCGGAAGAGCGGGAAGAAGCCAAGGCGGAAACGATCGTTCCGCTGCCCCTGAACGAGAAAGGGATGCTGTCTTGGGAGAATCTGAAGGCGGAGATGATCGAGCGGCTGGAGGCGGCGTCCAAGACGCTCGTCCAAGCGCACGCGAAGAATCATTTTTTCATCCAGGATATCGCCAAATACGTGGAGAGCCATTATCTCGAGGACATATCGCTCCAGGATGTAGCCGCACGCTTCTTCCTTAGCCGGGAGTATGTCGCACGCAAATTCAAGCAGGAATACGGGGTCACCCTTCTCGATTACCTCAGCCGCATTCGGATCGAGAAGGCCAAACTGCTGCTGCACAATCCCCACCTGCGCATCACCCAGGTCGCCGAAATGGTCGGCTACCAAGACGAGAAATATTTTAGCCGGGTGTTCAAGAAGCTTGAAGGGATCAACCCCGGTGAATACCGGAAGGAGCGGATACTGGGTTAA
- a CDS encoding cache domain-containing sensor histidine kinase, with the protein MKSHSIRKRLIQFMLAVTIIPLILSQVITIIHTRESIKEQSVSENARLIFQGKTNLVNYLSNINRASIVIYSDPHFLTNLSKSPDDYQAAAEIYTTLQNLQNSLPDIWQVYLHSFMTNQSTLITNSVPRRNFRPAPYESARLYDTDQTDTEPPHPAHSYGFPRSPNDNPDRKVFTFFRPIVRIPSTDQLAILAIDVHLEGIAAICDQLYDAGDEQLYLLDENGIVIYSGEPEEIGKPIGDPDIAAKTTDGNSGSMDRDKAILVYEKLDVPFAKWTLIKQVPHSVLYRRSTELTMINAVIAALALLSVIVGTLFISIRITRPIKQLAGYMNEIQTGRLDIDIKIDSKDEIGTLSRRFRQMMDTINNLILRKYKLELANKTNQLQALQAQIDPHFLYNALQSIGTIALQQKVPQVYNLISSLAEMMRYKMRSGESTVTLQEEADHVRLYLNMQKERFDDQFEYIFDLAPDSLTAVIPKMTLQPLVENYFKHGMDPRLGRGLLSVRSRVTAPNRLVIMIENNGASIPEARLKQLQEELSAQKDDYEENNMEDRASIGLCNVLMRLRLYSADMAVLHIGNIMPHGVQITIEYALERGFINEGPDR; encoded by the coding sequence ATGAAGTCTCACAGCATACGCAAAAGGCTGATCCAGTTCATGCTGGCCGTCACAATCATTCCGCTGATCCTGTCCCAAGTTATTACGATTATTCACACCCGGGAGTCGATCAAGGAGCAGTCGGTGAGCGAGAACGCGCGGCTCATATTCCAAGGCAAGACGAATCTCGTCAACTATTTGAGCAATATCAACCGGGCCTCGATTGTCATCTATTCGGACCCGCATTTCCTAACTAATTTGTCCAAAAGCCCGGACGATTACCAGGCCGCCGCCGAAATCTACACGACGCTGCAAAATTTGCAGAACTCGCTTCCTGATATTTGGCAGGTCTACCTGCATTCATTCATGACGAATCAATCGACGCTGATCACGAACAGCGTGCCGAGACGGAATTTCCGCCCCGCTCCATATGAGAGCGCGCGTCTGTACGATACGGACCAGACAGACACCGAGCCTCCGCATCCCGCGCACAGCTACGGTTTCCCGCGTTCACCGAACGACAATCCGGACAGGAAGGTGTTCACGTTCTTCCGGCCAATCGTTCGCATCCCTTCCACCGACCAACTGGCGATTCTGGCCATCGACGTTCATCTCGAGGGAATCGCGGCGATCTGCGACCAGCTCTACGATGCCGGCGACGAACAGCTGTACCTGCTGGATGAGAACGGAATCGTTATCTACAGCGGCGAGCCTGAAGAGATCGGCAAGCCGATCGGGGATCCGGACATCGCAGCGAAGACAACGGACGGAAATTCGGGATCCATGGATAGGGATAAAGCCATCCTTGTCTATGAGAAACTCGATGTTCCCTTTGCAAAGTGGACACTGATCAAGCAAGTGCCCCACAGTGTCCTCTACAGAAGGTCTACGGAGCTGACGATGATTAACGCGGTTATCGCGGCTCTGGCGCTGCTGTCCGTCATCGTGGGCACGCTGTTTATCTCTATCCGGATTACGAGGCCGATTAAGCAGCTTGCCGGTTACATGAACGAAATCCAGACCGGCCGCCTGGATATCGACATTAAGATCGACAGCAAGGACGAGATCGGCACGTTATCCCGCCGGTTCAGGCAAATGATGGATACGATCAATAACCTGATTCTCCGGAAGTACAAGCTCGAGCTCGCCAATAAGACGAACCAGCTCCAGGCGCTGCAGGCGCAAATCGATCCGCATTTTCTGTACAATGCGCTGCAATCGATTGGAACGATCGCCCTGCAGCAAAAAGTGCCGCAAGTCTATAATCTCATCTCCTCTCTGGCGGAAATGATGCGCTACAAAATGCGCAGCGGCGAATCCACGGTGACGCTGCAGGAGGAGGCCGATCACGTCAGGCTCTACTTGAACATGCAGAAGGAACGGTTCGACGATCAGTTCGAATATATTTTCGACTTGGCGCCGGATAGCTTAACCGCGGTTATCCCCAAGATGACGCTGCAGCCTTTGGTCGAGAATTATTTCAAGCATGGCATGGATCCCCGCCTCGGCCGGGGCCTTCTGTCGGTTCGCAGCAGGGTAACGGCCCCGAATCGGCTCGTTATCATGATCGAGAACAACGGCGCTTCCATTCCCGAGGCCAGGCTAAAGCAATTGCAAGAAGAGCTTTCGGCGCAGAAAGACGATTACGAAGAGAACAACATGGAGGACAGGGCGTCTATTGGCTTGTGCAACGTGCTGATGAGGCTCCGGCTGTACTCTGCGGACATGGCAGTTCTCCATATCGGGAACATCATGCCCCATGGCGTGCAAATCACCATTGAATATGCGTTGGAGAGGGGATTCATAAATGAAGGTCCTGATCGTTGA
- a CDS encoding carbohydrate ABC transporter permease: MNSKKASQLAQQIVFVGPALVFFTLIMVIPFLFGLYYSFTDWNGVSGEAGWVGFDNYKQIFMHDDAFRESFWFTAKFTVLGVVFTNVLGFVLAYFLTKPLKTRNVLRTVFFMPNVIGGLLLGFIWQFIFVKGFAAVGSTTGISFFNLPWLGTENTAFWAIVIVFVWQTAGYLMVIYISSLNNVPRDILEAAEIDGASRLQILRSIIIPLIMPAATICLFLAISWSFKMFDLNLSLTKGGPFGSTESVAMNIYNEAFSKNRYGLGTAKAIIFFVIVAVITSLQVKFTKSKEVEA; encoded by the coding sequence ATGAATTCCAAAAAGGCATCGCAACTGGCTCAACAGATCGTATTCGTCGGTCCCGCGCTCGTGTTTTTCACCTTGATCATGGTCATTCCGTTCCTGTTCGGGTTGTATTATTCGTTCACGGATTGGAACGGCGTATCGGGAGAAGCAGGCTGGGTCGGGTTCGATAACTATAAACAGATTTTCATGCATGACGACGCGTTTCGCGAATCGTTCTGGTTTACGGCGAAGTTCACGGTACTGGGCGTCGTCTTCACGAACGTTCTGGGCTTCGTGCTTGCGTACTTCCTGACGAAGCCGCTCAAGACCCGGAACGTGCTGCGGACGGTATTCTTCATGCCGAATGTTATCGGCGGCCTGCTGCTTGGATTCATTTGGCAGTTTATTTTCGTAAAAGGCTTCGCTGCCGTCGGCAGCACGACGGGAATATCCTTCTTTAACTTACCCTGGCTGGGGACGGAAAATACGGCGTTCTGGGCCATCGTCATCGTGTTTGTCTGGCAGACGGCCGGCTATCTGATGGTCATCTACATCTCGTCGCTGAACAACGTGCCCCGGGACATTCTGGAAGCGGCCGAAATCGACGGGGCCAGCCGGCTGCAAATTTTGCGCTCGATCATCATTCCGCTTATCATGCCGGCTGCGACGATATGTCTGTTCCTGGCGATCTCCTGGTCGTTCAAGATGTTCGACTTGAATCTGTCCCTGACCAAGGGCGGGCCGTTCGGTTCGACGGAATCGGTTGCGATGAACATCTATAACGAAGCCTTCTCCAAGAATAGATACGGGCTTGGCACCGCGAAAGCGATCATCTTCTTTGTCATCGTGGCGGTCATTACGAGCTTGCAAGTGAAGTTCACGAAAAGCAAGGAGGTTGAGGCGTAA
- a CDS encoding carbohydrate ABC transporter permease, which produces MDIAKKNRAGTIATELVMIVLGILFLVPFYFLFVNSVKSFGDLLTNAASLPKSIEWGNYSRAFDITNFPTAFLNSSIITIVSNVLLVLISAMAAHRMVRSNSRFNKGLFLMLVAAMVVPFQSIMIPLVKVASTLGLMNSIHGMIICYLGFGVPMSVFLLHGFVKSIPQEIEEAATVDGSNAYGVFFRVVFPLMKPMLVTVFILNTLWIWNDYLLPSLILQSVELQTIPIATFAFFGQYTKQWDLALPALVMGVTPIIVFFLFMQKYIIEGITQGAVKG; this is translated from the coding sequence ATGGACATCGCGAAAAAAAACCGGGCGGGAACGATCGCGACGGAACTGGTTATGATCGTTCTGGGAATTCTGTTCCTCGTTCCGTTCTACTTCTTGTTCGTGAATTCGGTGAAAAGCTTCGGCGATTTGCTCACGAACGCGGCCAGCCTGCCGAAATCGATCGAGTGGGGCAACTACTCGCGCGCTTTCGACATCACGAACTTTCCAACCGCGTTCCTGAATTCCTCCATCATCACGATCGTGAGCAACGTCCTGCTGGTTCTTATCAGCGCTATGGCGGCGCATCGCATGGTTCGCAGCAACAGCCGGTTTAATAAAGGTTTATTCTTAATGCTTGTTGCCGCGATGGTTGTGCCGTTCCAATCGATCATGATCCCGCTCGTCAAGGTTGCCAGCACCCTGGGGCTCATGAATAGCATTCACGGCATGATCATCTGTTACCTCGGATTCGGGGTGCCGATGTCCGTCTTCCTGCTTCACGGCTTCGTGAAGTCGATTCCGCAGGAGATCGAGGAGGCGGCGACGGTGGACGGCTCAAACGCCTACGGTGTTTTCTTTCGGGTCGTGTTCCCCCTCATGAAGCCGATGCTCGTGACGGTGTTCATCCTAAACACGCTCTGGATCTGGAACGACTATCTGCTTCCGTCGCTCATCCTGCAATCGGTGGAGCTGCAGACGATTCCAATCGCGACGTTTGCGTTCTTCGGACAGTACACGAAGCAGTGGGACTTGGCCCTGCCGGCGCTCGTGATGGGCGTCACCCCAATCATTGTCTTCTTCCTGTTCATGCAGAAATATATCATCGAGGGCATTACGCAAGGCGCAGTCAAGGGTTGA
- a CDS encoding ABC transporter substrate-binding protein gives MKKLNFKMTVVLLLAFSLVLSACGSKPSNNGDTAANGGGSQETKTIKIFQFKVEIAEALNRLKAEYESTHPGIKLDIQTVGGGADYGAALKAKFASGEEPDIFNNGGYREFETWIDKLEDLSDQPWVADALDVAKEPMTKDGKIYGQPMNLEGYGFVYNKDLFAKAGITEVPKTLSQLEEAAKKLQEAGITPFANGYQETWILGLHSLNVAFAHQKDPDAFIKGLNEGTEKIPGNAAFQEWIKLVDLTLKYGNKNPLTTDYNTEMTMFANGEAAMTQQGNWTQVQINGINPDLNIGILPMPINENADDNDKLFIGVPNNWVVNKNSPVKAEAKEFLNWLVSSDAGKKYITKEFKFIPAFKSIEATNEDLGDLGAEVVKYSQEGKTLSWNFNKFPDGGMNEFANQIQAYFAGKSDANRLLEDLQKAWDSLKTTK, from the coding sequence ATGAAGAAGTTGAACTTCAAGATGACAGTCGTTCTGCTGCTCGCGTTCTCGCTCGTCTTGTCCGCATGCGGCTCCAAACCATCGAACAACGGAGATACTGCGGCTAACGGCGGCGGCTCGCAAGAAACGAAAACGATCAAGATTTTCCAATTCAAAGTCGAGATCGCCGAAGCGCTTAACCGCCTGAAAGCGGAGTATGAGAGCACGCACCCGGGCATCAAGCTGGACATTCAGACAGTGGGCGGAGGCGCGGATTACGGCGCGGCATTGAAAGCGAAATTCGCTTCGGGCGAAGAACCCGACATCTTCAACAACGGCGGATACAGAGAATTTGAGACTTGGATCGACAAGCTGGAGGACCTGTCCGATCAACCGTGGGTCGCGGATGCATTGGACGTTGCGAAAGAACCGATGACCAAGGACGGGAAAATCTACGGACAACCGATGAACCTGGAAGGGTACGGCTTCGTATACAATAAAGACCTGTTTGCCAAAGCGGGCATCACGGAAGTGCCTAAGACGCTATCCCAGCTGGAGGAAGCGGCGAAGAAACTGCAGGAAGCGGGCATTACGCCGTTCGCCAACGGTTACCAGGAGACGTGGATTCTCGGCCTGCATTCGTTAAACGTGGCATTCGCGCATCAGAAGGATCCGGACGCGTTCATTAAAGGGCTGAACGAGGGCACGGAGAAAATCCCGGGTAACGCGGCGTTCCAAGAGTGGATCAAGCTGGTCGACCTGACGTTGAAATACGGCAACAAAAACCCGCTGACAACGGACTATAACACCGAAATGACGATGTTCGCCAATGGCGAAGCCGCAATGACTCAACAAGGCAACTGGACGCAAGTGCAGATCAACGGCATCAACCCGGATCTGAACATCGGCATTCTGCCGATGCCAATCAACGAGAACGCGGACGATAACGATAAGCTGTTCATCGGCGTGCCGAACAACTGGGTCGTCAACAAGAACTCACCGGTGAAAGCGGAAGCGAAGGAATTCCTGAACTGGCTCGTAAGCTCCGATGCCGGCAAGAAATATATCACCAAGGAATTCAAGTTCATTCCGGCATTCAAGAGCATCGAAGCGACGAACGAGGACCTGGGCGATCTTGGAGCCGAAGTCGTGAAGTACAGCCAGGAAGGCAAGACGCTGAGCTGGAACTTTAACAAGTTCCCGGACGGCGGCATGAACGAGTTCGCAAACCAGATCCAAGCGTATTTCGCGGGCAAGTCCGATGCGAACCGCTTGTTGGAGGATCTGCAGAAGGCATGGGACAGCCTAAAGACAACGAAATAA
- a CDS encoding response regulator, with protein MIPGAAIGEMAAAANLPPLLNERKMHILAVDDDPVNLNVLVGILSTEPYTITTAQSAREALILLDTRQWDLLIADVMMPHMSGYELTQRVREHYSLSELPVLLLTARSQPADIYTGFSSGANDYVTKPVDALELKYRIRALTALKQSIHERLRMEAAYLQAQIHPHFLFNTLNSIMALSDIDTDRMRDLGYAFASYLRISFDFLNTGELVELSHELELAKAYLHIEQVRFEDRLSVVWEVEPGISLLLPPLTIQPLIENAVRHGLLSRNQGGTVHIRIARRDGFTLIEVKDNGKGMEQEKVIQLLNPTMKGKGGIGIANTHRRLMQLYGQGLSIVSKPGEGTTVSFVIPDNRNM; from the coding sequence ATGATTCCCGGGGCTGCAATCGGGGAAATGGCTGCCGCTGCAAATCTTCCGCCGCTGCTGAATGAGCGGAAGATGCATATTCTTGCCGTTGATGACGACCCTGTCAACCTCAATGTGTTAGTCGGCATTCTATCGACGGAACCGTATACCATTACAACGGCCCAATCCGCCCGCGAAGCGCTGATTTTGCTGGATACCAGGCAATGGGATCTGCTGATTGCCGATGTCATGATGCCCCACATGTCCGGCTACGAGCTAACGCAGCGGGTCAGGGAGCATTATTCCCTATCCGAGCTTCCGGTGCTGCTGCTGACCGCGCGCAGCCAGCCGGCCGACATCTATACCGGATTCTCGTCGGGAGCCAATGATTATGTAACCAAGCCCGTAGATGCGCTTGAGCTCAAATACCGGATCCGGGCGCTGACCGCGCTGAAGCAGTCCATCCATGAACGTTTGCGTATGGAAGCCGCCTATCTTCAGGCTCAAATCCATCCTCATTTTCTATTCAACACGCTGAATTCCATTATGGCGCTTAGCGATATCGATACGGACCGGATGCGGGATCTGGGGTATGCGTTCGCTTCTTACTTGCGGATCAGCTTCGATTTTCTTAATACAGGGGAGCTGGTCGAGCTCTCGCATGAACTGGAGCTTGCCAAAGCGTATTTGCATATCGAGCAGGTTCGGTTCGAGGACAGGCTATCCGTCGTATGGGAGGTTGAGCCCGGCATCAGCCTGCTCCTCCCTCCGCTTACGATTCAGCCGCTGATCGAGAATGCCGTCAGACACGGCCTCCTCAGCCGGAATCAAGGCGGTACGGTTCATATTCGGATTGCCCGCCGGGACGGCTTCACGCTTATTGAAGTCAAGGATAACGGCAAGGGGATGGAACAGGAGAAGGTCATTCAGCTGCTGAATCCGACCATGAAGGGCAAGGGCGGGATCGGTATTGCCAATACGCACCGGCGATTGATGCAATTATACGGCCAAGGCTTGTCTATCGTCAGCAAGCCCGGCGAAGGAACGACCGTGTCGTTTGTTATTCCGGATAATCGAAATATGTAG
- a CDS encoding sensor histidine kinase has translation MRGWDFDNTSTVSLDGQWQFYPEQFITYPDLSRSENQSSYVQVPGDWSSGLAEGSDSSYGYGTYRLRILVDPLEQPVALWLQGIEASTNVEINGLSEGPIGMPAASAGEYTPRKISFTASYSGKGTEEIEVLIRTANFDNPYNGGILSSLRFGSQAAIDYVRWYSIGFQLASFIILLLHALYAGILYLFNPRERALLLFVLFALTAGFIIVSDYDNLLLVWLSINYTWALKIKLLVYVWQSFLILAIFRRFYTISLKNGWLRLYTAALAAYSGFLLAASAPWVHGSIELGIYAFFYLFPFACLIWTIGTMFFKNQTDENQTDEDMIFLLLSAASILSGVFWHIFNRHQSVIEVYYPIDRIAAIIGFSAYWFKKYFRHTKENAMLNEQLKKADKLKDQFLANTSHELRTPLHGIMNIAQTVATKEKGKMTARSLKDMELLVTISRRMSHMLGDLLDAARLREQRIILQQEPLKIQSIAPGVIGMLNFMTEGKPVRLTMDIAESMPPVMTDEKRLVQILYNLIHNALKYTEEGTVSVSAETRRGRAVIRVSDTGVGMNEETQARAFLPYEQGANGISDGRGIGLGLSICKQLVELHGGALTVRSEPGKGSVFNFDLPLADLSLFRCRSTRFVVRMQRTERKKPSPD, from the coding sequence ATGCGCGGATGGGACTTTGACAATACTTCCACCGTCTCGCTGGACGGGCAGTGGCAGTTCTACCCTGAACAATTCATTACTTATCCGGATCTATCGCGATCGGAAAATCAATCAAGCTATGTCCAGGTTCCGGGAGACTGGAGCAGCGGGCTGGCGGAGGGCTCGGATTCCTCCTACGGGTACGGAACATACCGGCTGCGTATTCTAGTCGATCCGCTGGAGCAGCCCGTCGCGTTATGGCTCCAAGGGATCGAAGCCTCCACCAACGTAGAGATAAACGGGCTATCCGAGGGGCCTATTGGAATGCCTGCCGCAAGCGCCGGCGAGTATACGCCCAGAAAAATCTCTTTCACCGCCTCCTACTCGGGTAAAGGCACGGAAGAGATCGAAGTGCTAATTCGCACGGCTAACTTCGATAACCCTTATAATGGCGGGATCCTGAGCTCTCTCCGGTTCGGCTCTCAGGCCGCGATCGATTACGTTCGCTGGTATTCCATCGGGTTTCAGCTTGCTTCGTTTATCATCCTGCTGCTTCACGCTCTGTATGCCGGCATTCTCTACCTGTTTAATCCCCGGGAGAGAGCTTTGCTCCTATTCGTTCTGTTTGCGCTCACGGCCGGATTCATTATCGTGTCCGATTACGACAACTTGCTTTTGGTGTGGCTATCGATCAATTACACGTGGGCGCTCAAGATCAAACTGCTCGTTTACGTGTGGCAATCCTTCTTGATCCTCGCTATCTTCCGAAGGTTCTATACGATTTCGCTGAAGAACGGGTGGCTCCGCCTATATACGGCGGCGCTCGCTGCCTATTCCGGATTTCTACTGGCGGCAAGCGCGCCATGGGTGCACGGATCGATCGAACTGGGCATTTATGCGTTCTTCTATTTGTTCCCGTTCGCTTGCCTTATTTGGACCATCGGCACCATGTTCTTCAAGAACCAGACCGACGAGAACCAGACCGACGAAGACATGATCTTCCTGCTGCTGTCCGCGGCCAGCATCCTGTCCGGCGTGTTCTGGCACATATTCAATAGGCATCAATCCGTTATCGAAGTGTACTATCCTATAGATCGAATTGCGGCCATCATCGGCTTCTCTGCGTACTGGTTTAAGAAATACTTCCGTCATACCAAAGAAAACGCCATGCTGAACGAGCAATTAAAGAAAGCCGACAAGCTGAAGGACCAATTTCTCGCCAATACGTCGCATGAACTGCGGACGCCGCTGCACGGAATCATGAATATCGCGCAAACCGTCGCAACGAAAGAGAAAGGGAAAATGACCGCGAGAAGCCTGAAGGACATGGAGCTGCTTGTCACAATAAGCCGCCGCATGTCGCATATGCTCGGCGATCTTCTCGATGCGGCACGGCTCCGGGAACAGCGCATTATCCTGCAGCAAGAGCCTTTAAAGATTCAATCCATCGCTCCCGGCGTAATCGGCATGCTGAATTTCATGACAGAAGGCAAGCCTGTCCGGCTGACCATGGATATCGCGGAATCGATGCCGCCGGTAATGACGGATGAGAAGAGGCTCGTGCAAATTTTGTACAACTTGATACATAACGCCCTTAAGTATACAGAGGAAGGAACCGTCTCCGTTTCCGCTGAAACTCGGCGCGGGCGGGCCGTCATCCGTGTCTCCGATACCGGAGTCGGCATGAACGAGGAAACACAGGCACGCGCGTTTCTCCCGTACGAGCAAGGGGCTAATGGAATAAGCGACGGGCGGGGGATCGGACTTGGCTTAAGCATCTGCAAGCAGCTGGTCGAATTGCATGGCGGCGCCTTAACCGTTCGCTCCGAACCGGGCAAGGGCTCCGTATTCAACTTCGATCTGCCTTTAGCGGATCTATCGCTATTCCGCTGCCGCAGCACCCGCTTCGTCGTCCGAATGCAACGGACGGAGCGGAAGAAGCCTTCGCCGGATTAA